A genomic segment from Nicotiana tabacum cultivar K326 chromosome 9, ASM71507v2, whole genome shotgun sequence encodes:
- the LOC142164059 gene encoding uncharacterized protein LOC142164059, whose amino-acid sequence MTESFFEVNKISFSHYSLPAEGVAHNKALHLIVKCEGYYVKRVMLDGRSRVDICPLSTFHRIEIGTKRIRANNVCVRAFDEVKRDIIGEIDLVLTIGPMDFEVTFQVLDMETSYNFLLDRPWIHAAGAIPSTIHQMVKFEYDN is encoded by the coding sequence ATGACAGAGAGCTTCTTCGAAGTTAATAAGATCTCATTTAGCCATTATAGTTTGCCTGCAGAGGGAGTTGCCCACAACAAAGCCCTCCACCTGATTGTTAAATGTGAGGGCTACTATGTGAAAAGGGTGATGTTGGATGGGAGGTCTAGAGTAGATATTTGTCCCCTCTCAACGTTCCATAGGATAGAAATCGGTACAAAAAGAATTCGGGCCAACAATGTTTGTGTACGAGCCTTCGATGAGGTTAAGAGGGATATAATCGGAGAAATTGATCTAGTTTTAACTATTGGCCCTATGGACTTTGAGGTGACCTTCCAAGTCTTGGACATGGAAACCTCGTATAATTTTCTTCTCGacagaccatggattcatgctgccggAGCTATTCCGTCCACtatccatcagatggtcaagtttgaatatgACAATTAA
- the LOC142164272 gene encoding zeatin O-glucosyltransferase-like: MARIVTSSENHSQNDIKQSEVVVVMVPFPAQGHLNQLHLSRLVLSYNIPIYYLGFSTNISQAKDRVHGWDPLTTPNIHFQEFPTLSSYYAIPPCSDHNSSEASSKVIVSVLDASLELREPFQYQMPIEAYCFHAVSAFATSSMYWQTTQKCLHLPAFLGKFIERLLLPSGAEFFHGLPSLQNSFTPEFLDFVGRQYNKHSSFCSGNLYDTRKVVEGPYLEVLAKFHRLLRRGKQWAIGSFNPATVPESKPSNNPRHKCLKWLGKQEANLVLLVSFGTTVRDALLPKGEQVQIPNDYQERVEGRGVIVKDWAPQLEILRYSSTGGFISHCGWNSCIESITMGVPFATWPMLFDQPRNAVLVTKVLNIGIALKDWERRDELITSTTIEAAIRKLMASPNGNEMRMRARELGKKVRQSVTDGGDSKREMDSFIHY; the protein is encoded by the exons ATGGCTCGCATTGTTACTTCATCTGAAAACCATagccaaaatgacatcaaacaaAGTGAAGTTGTTGTGGTCATGGTTCCCTTTCCAGCACAAGGACACCTCAATCAACTCCATCTCTCGCGCCTCGTTTTATCATACAATATACCAATCTATTATCTCGGGTTTAGTACTAACATTAGCCAGGCCAAAGATCGTGTCCACGGCTGGGATCCTCTAACCACTCCTAACATCCATTTCCAAGAATTCCCAACACTATCTTCTTATTATGCAATACCTCCATGTTCAGATCATAATTCTTCTGAAGCCTCGTCAAAAGTCATAGTATCGGTACTTGATGCATCTCTTGAGTTGCGTGAGCCT TTTCAATACCAAATGCCGATCGAGGCCTATTGTTTTCATGCTGTCTCTGCTTTTGCCACAAGCTCCATGTATtggcaaacaacacaaaaatgtCTCCATCTCCCAGCGTTTCTTGGTAAATTTATTGAGAGACTTTTACTTCCTTCTGGAGCTGAATTTTTCCATGGCCTTCCATCCCTTCAAAATAGTTTCACACCTGAGTTCTTGGATTTCGTTGGGAGGCAATATAATAAGCATAGTAGTTTCTGCTCAGGAAATCTATACGATACGCGCAAGGTAGTAGAGGGTCCTTACCTCGAAGTGCTTGCAAAGTTCCATAGGTTACTAAGAAGAGGCAAGCAATGGGCTATTGGTTCCTTCAACCCAGCAACAGTACCTGAGAGCAAACCCTCAAACAATCCGCGTCACAAATGCTTGAAATGGCTGGGCAAACAAGAAGCAAACTTGGTATTATTAGTTTCATTTGGAACAACAG TGAGAGATGCTTTGTTACCAAAAGGTGAACAAGTCCAAATTCCCAACGATTACCAAGAGAGAGTAGAAGGAAGAGGAGTCATAGTGAAAGATTGGGCACCCCAATTGGAAATCTTAAGGTACTCATCAACAGGAGGTTTCATAAGTCATTGCGGGTGGAATTCTTGCATTGAGAGTATTACTATGGGAGTTCCATTTGCTACATGGCCTATGCTTTTTGACCAGCCAAGGAATGCAGTACTTGTGACAAAGGTGCTGAATATTGGTATTGCTCTCAAGGACTGGGAACGACGTGATGAGTTAATTACATCGACAACTATTGAAGCTGCTATAAGAAAACTTATGGCTTCGCCCAATGGGAATGAGATGAGGATGAGGGCGAGAGAACTGGGTAAAAAAGTTAGACAATCAGTCACTGATGGTGGCGATTCTAAGAGGGAGATGGATTCTTTCATACATTACTAG